The following are from one region of the Candidatus Binataceae bacterium genome:
- a CDS encoding DUF190 domain-containing protein, which translates to MHVPREAVLLRIFIGEDDRTKGRPLYEAIVLKAREAGLAGATVLRGPMSFGKSSTLHTAKVLRLSEDLPIVIEIVDTQEKIDAFLPVLDPMMGSGLVTLERVQVLQYGDSNGKN; encoded by the coding sequence ATGCACGTTCCACGGGAAGCGGTCTTGCTGCGAATTTTCATTGGCGAAGATGATCGGACAAAGGGCCGTCCGCTGTACGAAGCCATCGTCCTGAAAGCGCGCGAAGCCGGTCTGGCGGGCGCGACGGTCCTACGCGGCCCGATGAGCTTTGGCAAGAGCAGCACGCTGCATACCGCCAAGGTGCTGCGGCTGAGCGAGGACTTGCCGATCGTAATCGAGATTGTCGATACTCAGGAAAAGATCGATGCATTCCTGCCGGTGCTCGACCCGATGATGGGCTCGGGACTGGTCACGCTCGAGCGCGTGCAGGTCCTGCAGTACGGCGACAGCAACGGAAAGAACTGA